In Taeniopygia guttata chromosome 14, bTaeGut7.mat, whole genome shotgun sequence, the genomic window TCACCCCAAGAGGAATAAAGACAGGAAAATGCCACCCCTCAGGGAAAGGGGGTGTCTggggggcaggagcagccccgctGGGCACGGGGGTGGGTTGTGATGCTGCCGCCGTGCAGGTGAACGGGATGAACGTGGAGGGCCTGCGGCACTCGGAGGTGGTGTCCCACATCAAATCCAGGGAGAGCGAAGCCAGGCTGCTGGTGGTGGACCCCGAGACAGACGAGTACTTCAAGAAGCTGGGGGTGACCCCCACGGAGGAGCACACCAAAGGTGAGCCCTTCCTTTCCCAGGGTGAGCTCCGTGACTCACTCACGGTGCCGCGGGTGGGATTCAGGAGTGAGGGAGTCACATTTCCCTCCTGCCTCATCCCTCAGCAGTTTCCTGAGCACCACCCAGCTATTTATAAATACTGAGAATACACCCTCAGCCAGCCAAAAAGCACTTTGTTGCTTTTACACGGTGAATAATTAACTCTGGAACTCGCTGCCACCAAGGGATGAGGtgtgctggggtttgggggcagccaggttggacagggctgttccagtgggaggtgtccctgcccgtggtgGGACTtggtgagctttaaggtcccttccaagccaaataACTCCACGATTCTCTGATTCCCTGATGGTTCTGTGCTCCAGTGAAGGAGCCTGTGGGCACCTGGAGAGTCCCCATGCAGAGGGAAGGGCTCCACGCCGGCTGATCAGACACGGCTGGGGCAGCAAATGTTTTCCAGGCTGCTGAAACCTGGCAGGGAAAGCTGCTCATCCACTGCCCAACCTGCCCCACCAGGGCTggggccagggctgccagcctggcctgtccctgctcaaTGGGCAGCTCTgtttcccagcacagctgttCCTTATCTGATCCCCGGGATGCTCAATGGGCAGATTTGTCCCCAGAAATGGGTCAGGCACTGCTGGGGAGCCACAGGGTGTCAGATGCTCCGAGGAGGAGCcggggctggctgctggcactgccataAAGGACTCCTTGTTCcaccagggaggggacagagccctggggagggTGGCTGGGGGCTCCAGGTCCTGCATTCACCAAGGGAGCAGGAGTTGGGTCTGCCTGGCACCTGCCAGGTGCCAAAGGGCTCTGCTAAATTCTGCTGTTTGCTGGGGAAATAATAATTTGCTGAGGGGAAAGAATAATTGTCTGATTGAACTGGACTGCTTCGACCTCAAACTGATACTTCCCAAGCCTTGCAGCTCATCCTGAGCACCTCAACCTTTAACCAAATGAGTGGcttttagattaaatatttctAGATATGGCTAATTTGCTTTTGAAGTCCAGTCCCACTTTTCTTATTCCATGTCATCTGaagcttttaatttaaataatttaaaatttagctACTTATGATACCAGAGACATAAACATCTGTGTGAGCTGGCTTTTCTACTCTGAGCTTATCCTGCTCTAAACATGAGCCCAGCATTTGCtgcaataaattatttaagGATCCCAAAGCCACACGGAGGTTTTTGCACCAGCACACTCTCAAAAATCACAATTTaggtttatttttctgcttttctccagaAATCCCTGCAGTCTGCAGTGATGCAGCCCCCAGCCAGTCCCTAGGGAAAGCATCCATGCTTGACATGATTCAGTTATTAATCCTGTCCCAATTAACACATCTGTTAGTCTGGGACAGTGAGACATGGTAATGCCTGGGGTGATGACTTGATCATGGTGACTTAAATGCATAAAATTTGCCATTGTGTGGGCTATTGTTAGAGTAAATAATTGGAagtgagcaaaaaaaaaaaaaaaaatttccagagTGGCTGGAGAGCGGGTTGTGTGCCAGACACTGTTGTGACAGCACCATGATGCTGATTCTGAGGAAGATTTTTGATTAAagaacttaggaaaaaaaaccaatggtccaaaaagaagaaaaaaaagggagtgTGCTGCAGGTAGTGGCTATAGAAGGAGGTTACTTGGTCCTCTTCTTTGCAGGTGTTTTCTTCTTATCAAAAGGGTGAAGTGGAGTGAATTCAGGGGATCTGGCAGGGATGTGGTTCTagcagggcacagggagaggggaaaggctTTTGTGTgggctgggaagcagcacagCACCAAGTGAAGGGACAGGATGAGCTggtgggctggcagggaggaggagggggtgggctggcaggtgatgctgctgaggcagcagtCCCAGCTGCGGGTGCTCACTGGGTGTTCCCTGTGTTTATTCTGTCCAGGTGTGCTACCCCAGCCCATGACAAATGGCTCTGCACAGACTCAGGTGAGTCCTCACCTgccccagggaggcagcagcctCAGGGATGTGTGGGAGGGACCAGGGTCTGTCCCTGGATGCTCAAGTCCCCAAGGCTCATTTAGCTCAGCTTTACTGCTGCCTGGTTTTAATTACTCCCCACTACAGCTTTAATTTAGGGGTTGCACAAGGCCAATTTCAGCCCCGTTGAAtcccagggagggaggaggaggtggcaATGTCCCAGCTGTGGCAGGATGGGACCACGCtgtgcctggggctgtgggagagcagcagctctgctggcagtcCCAGGGAGCTCCCCTGTGTGCAGGGTGCCCTCAGCAGAGCATCCCCTCCCTCCAGGCTCCATCCAGCCCTGGGGATTTGTTGGGTTTAACTCTGCCTGGCACAGACCACACTGACgttttcctttcctccagctGAACGGAGGATCCACATCTTCATCTCACAGTGACCTGCAGAGTCCTGGGAAGGAATCAGaggtaaaaaccccaaactcctcctGTCCCTTTTACACCCTGCTGTGGGTACAGTCCTGCCTCAcagtgctgggcagtgctgaggTTTCAGTTTATCTCCCAGACTTGGTTCCCACCCAGCAACCAAAACCCAGGGTTTTCTCTCATCCCTTGCACTGTGGGGGTTCACTGGCAGCTTCTTGGGCAGTGATTCCTGCTTGGACAGTTTGGGAGGTGAAGGGATgtctgcaggatttgggatctgagGTGTACTTACACCGATGAGCTACAGCAAGGCTGGGGATCCATGAGGAACACAACTGTGAGGCTCAAGTGCTGCTAGCAggctaaaatttaaaaaaaaaaagccaattattttttttttttttttttcagtttggagCATGGTGAATTTATCACAGGGTTTAAAGGAGGGGAGGAGTTGTTTTTGGTGGCAAGGCTGGGCTGAAGAGGTTTCTGTGGTGTGGCTCAAAACTGGAATGGGACAAAACTTGTTGGGCAAGGTGAAGTGGCAACCAAAAGTCAACACAAGGCACAGATTGACATTCTCAGGTGTTAATTGTttagcagggtttttttccctattaaaATAAGAAGTGGGGATTTGTATTAAGAAGTAGGGGATTTGCAAAGTGCCCAAAAATTTATCTTTAGCACAAGATTCTGCTATAAACAGAGCAAAGTCTCCATGCAGGTGCCCTGGGGGTCTCTGCcgtgctgtcccctgccccaggACACCTGGGAACAGGAATGTGCCAGCACCAAGTGCTCAGGTGGCCTCTCTGGGCACTCACAGCCCCAAACCTCTCGGGCAGCAGCTGTGGCCAAGCGCCTGCAAGCTGCCAGTGTCGCTGGGAGCACTGAATAATGCATGTCCTGAtgctctgctctgtcctggcaCATCCACGCTGGGCCCTGTCCTGTGGGGAGCCTTGTGTTGTCCCCCCAAGTCACCTttgtgttggaactcaaaatatccctcagacatttttggatattccaggcccaggtcagaagcatttgagaccctggcaggcagctggaaacagctgtgattttgggtttgaaccatggaatgatttaccaacccTGCAGGAAGAataagaagtcacaaaagtttagatattatagtagaagtagtcacaaagtaaagggaagaattttttagtattgtacaaggggtttttaacacctgtacaggggggtttttactttgtccATGGGgctcagaggttttaagatggaggaatgtagaCCGGtcctgtttcttctcttttttcttccttacctccatgttcttggtgatgttggcactcacagattggtttagagtagaaaagcaccatttaatataggcaATAGGCATTGGAGAAAAACTATAAAGATTTATCtcgtaatgtaccatataaaagacagcagcagcccaggggcggggggagagaagaagaaaacaacagtcagagaggatgtcagggtgtgtgtgtgcctctgcctgagctacAACCAAACCACAatagccaaaaaaaaccaatcttttagatagcttgcaataaactgccttaagaccaaacaacaagagactgctaAGTTTTCTCTAGAAGCACAGGTTAAAGAAGAGACTTTACCAGCACACAAAACCCCTAAGCCAGGCCTGAGTTCCGACAGCCTTGGGCTGCTGGAGGGTCACTGCACCACAAGTCAGAGTCCCTGGGGTGAGAAGTTGGAgaagggagctgtgctggagccctcctgccatgggctcaccctggggctgctcagggctcctgtccTGGCAAGAAGGCAGAGTCCCTGGGGGTGTGGGGCTTTCCTGGGCTCAGTTTGGCTCAGTTTGGCGTGGTTCAGCCCAGCAAGGCCAGTGCTGTTATCTCGGTGCTGGTGGCAGGCCCTGCCCAGGGTTATCAGCAGGGTCTGTGCGCTGGGTTTCAGAGCTGGGCATGCATGgggggcagcagtgccagcaggaaaGCTCTGCAGTGTTTCCCTAAACCCAAAGATCTCCGTGCTGTGTGTTTACCCACAGCTGACACGAGTGCAGCCGGGCAGCACCTCCTCTGGTCCTGCTCTGGCACTTCCAACTGTGCAGCCACACAGCTTCAGGCAGGAGAAACGCCCCCACAAAATGCAGTGTTGCAACCAGCTCCGCAGCCacggggatgctgctgctgccagtgaaACCACGGGCATGGCACAGGGAGGGGGCTTTGACCCAAAAAAACATCCCAGAGCATTTGCTCATTGTGCAGGCTGGAGGAAATCtgttgctgttgaggcagggatgggaatgaaATGACTTTATGTTTAGAAGGTAAAGAATAAAGATTTATTTGAAGTTTATTTAAAGTCTGTCTTTTATAGAGAATATAAAAGAATAAAGACTAATTTTATgggtcttaaagtaaaaacattttacaCTATTGGTGTACTATGAACAGCACACGgtggtagaacatatctataaacaatatgaacagaaagagagataataGTTTATATTCTTCTTGGACTTTTTCTCTATAAATAGAGCAAAGTCTTCATGCAGGTGCTTAAACTAAGGTTTAGCTTAGTAGaaatctttctccttttctctctgactgcaCTGAGAATATCCACTGAGAAACCCTtcctgtcagaatctgaggtattgatgatcccaaaattgtagaaagtctctgtctttcagccccattgccaaagcagaagccctaattggtctgtgctgtttcaaggttgtttattctgtttatctctaacatgttctgctgccctgccgcagctctgtcctgcagggcagcgtgtggggctctgccctcagtgggatggtacaaacattaaataccagaaactacctgtgctggatttacaataacgtgccaatatctgtcacctacgttggacagtgtgtccccagcctgaaccaacagaaaaatgccaacaccacagtgaaacatggagggcatgaagaaggagaaaaaggacaaggcacacccaatttcctccatcttgtcccctttggacccctcatctagaatcctaaaattttacttttgcacccatgccacacttaattattacttatatcaaacactcagagctggtaattcatcctgtaagattgaaaactcttttccatggacagagctcacagccagtgtctctgggggctctgtccagggggttcctgaccccagccagggcagccagagggaattcctggattcccacaccttcCTGGGAGGGGTTGTTGGGCACTGGAGTGCCcggggaggtgctggagtgcCCAGAGGAACGCCTGGCtgtggctctgggctggtgCCCAGGTGGGCATGCAGCACAGTGGGGCTGGCTGATCCCGGGGGGGTTTCCAGGCTCGGGGATGCCCcatgggcagcgcggggctgtggcagtgctggcagtgctgtggcagtgttggcagtgctggcagtgctctggCAGTACTGTGGCAGTGCTGTCAGTGCCGTGGCAGTGttggcagtgctgtggcagtgctggcatcgctggcactgctctggcagtgctggcactgctctggcactgctctggcagcgctggcagccGTGTCCCTCGCCCCGCAGGACGGCGACGCCGACAAGAAGGACCCGTTTGAGGAGAGCGGGCTGAGCCTGAGCCCCACAGCCGCCGAGGCCAAGGAGAAGGTGAGGGCCAAGCGCGTGAAGAAGCGAGCGCCGCAGATGGACTGGAACAAGAAACGGGAGATTTTCAGCAATTTCTGAGCCCTGCTGGTGCCGCTCCCTCCCACCCAGCTCGGACGTTTCTGAGGGGCCCGCGCCCCGTCCTTCGGTGTCCACGTGAGATGCTTTGTGCTCTGCTCTTCACTGGTTGCTTTTACAAGGCGTATTTTAAagtcctttttatttttattttttattattattgttgttattattattattgttactCACCAGCGATTCTCATAAGAAAAATGTGACCAAAGCTCCTTTTCTTGCTTGCTCTTGAGCTCGGCTCCGGCTGCCCGCCGTCCCTCGTTCCTGTGAGAAAGGACTGGAAGAATTTTAACTCTTGTTTCTTACCTGCATCATTTAGGCTTCTGTTacttcttttttactttttatgtGGGGTGTTTTGGCTTTGTGGGTGTCCCAGACTGAGCCCCATGGGATGCTCGGTGCCCCTGTGGGAACATCTTACAGCTCGTGGTGGGGGTgccagggacccccccagctCCCCGTGCCCAGCATTAGCTACTCCCACCATGGGAAAATGGACTGTGGCTGGAAATTGTTTGTTGGCTTTGCTATTGAAGCAAAAAcgtttgttttgttggtttttaaaatttttttaatgaagtctCATGTGTTTCCAGTTAGTTTAGGAATATCTCcccccaccagcagctcctccccaggTAGTAAAagcccatttttcaccccaaacagctctgcagaggggagAGGGTGGGGTTTAAaagcaaaccccaaacccaaaggCCACAGCTCTCCCCACCTGCAGCCGTGGATGtggcaggagaaagaggagcagGGCCAGTCCTGCCACACGGAGCACGAAG contains:
- the NHERF2 gene encoding Na(+)/H(+) exchange regulatory cofactor NHE-RF2 isoform X2, with translation MARKRVVQRIKAVETETRLLVVDKETDEYLCSLRLTCTEDMVHNGILPGDNGEVWKPQLDLSGGGLQRHSHSFSSHGSRKDLNGQKELCPRLCHLKKGPNGYGFNLHSEKSRPGQFIRSVDPDSPAARAGLRPQDRLVEVNGMNVEGLRHSEVVSHIKSRESEARLLVVDPETDEYFKKLGVTPTEEHTKGVLPQPMTNGSAQTQLNGGSTSSSHSDLQSPGKESEDGDADKKDPFEESGLSLSPTAAEAKEKVRAKRVKKRAPQMDWNKKREIFSNF